From the genome of Bacteroidota bacterium:
CCGCATTTTGTCAGATGCTGATGCGGCAGAAGATGCCGTGCATGAAACATTTGTGAAGATGATCGTTCAACGTTCACAATTGAATCATCCAACGTCGTTGAAATCTTGGATCTTCACGATTGCACGCAACGAATCATTTGCTGCGCTGAACCGGAAGAAGAAAATACGAGAACTTAACGATCAAGATGAAGATGTATTTGAATCGGAAGCATCTCCGCCGATGGTCGAAACAGATGAACGAATGAAAATAGTAGAGCGCATGTTGGATCAACTTCTGCCACAATATAAAGAAGTGCTGTTGTTACGTGAATATGAATCGATGGATTACGTGGAAATAGCAAAAGTTACCGGAACAACGATTAGCTCGGTGAAGTCGCGGCTTTTTAAGGCGAGAAAAGCAATGTTGAAAAAATTAGAATCTCTCAAAAAAGGGAGGGCACTATGAATGTAAAAGAAGAATTACTCTTCCGTTGTTTTGATGAAGACCTGAATGACGATGAGATGAAAAAACTTTTTGTTGATTT
Proteins encoded in this window:
- a CDS encoding RNA polymerase sigma factor; this translates as MQQLPLTDEQLAIRLQSGDSDATALIYERFKSGLFLFCIRILSDADAAEDAVHETFVKMIVQRSQLNHPTSLKSWIFTIARNESFAALNRKKKIRELNDQDEDVFESEASPPMVETDERMKIVERMLDQLLPQYKEVLLLREYESMDYVEIAKVTGTTISSVKSRLFKARKAMLKKLESLKKGRAL